Proteins encoded within one genomic window of Onychostoma macrolepis isolate SWU-2019 chromosome 11, ASM1243209v1, whole genome shotgun sequence:
- the mkrn2os.1 gene encoding MKRN2 opposite strand, tandem duplicate 1, producing MEETLIRYTHCGRSVYGFSCSERQCPVCHQSLSFGLLDAPVALPCPFRSGHTVPCAFLIASAHGPAHLGEWHDSEIHVGLSDSEGLVYNYTLSGVRRDERGWERCVCVQLWTQERRESWDRELEQFSSLPQWASERFAEEREFGSCCYGFALTFINHMRSLDGKQSLSRDQFTGSHVLPRMKTVSLYVSIYHAILQHGFYIADTPHDV from the exons ATGGAGGAAACTCTGATCAGATACACACACTGTGGAAGAAGCGTGTACGGTTTCTCATGCTCCGAGCGGCAGTGTCCGGTCTGTCATCAGAGCCTCTCGTTTGGGCTCCTGGACGCACCTGTTGCACTGCCCTGTCCCTTCAGAAGTGGACACACTGTCCCATGTGCTTTTCTGATAGCATCTGCTCACGGACCAGCACATCTCGG AGAATGGCATGACTCAGAGATTCACGTGGGGCTGTCAGACTCCGAAG GTCTGGTGTATAACTACACGCTGTCAGGGGTCCGGAGAGACGAGCGCGGCTGggagcgctgtgtgtgtgtgcagctctGGACGCAGGAGCGCAGGGAATCATGGGACAGAGAGCTGGAGCAGTTCTCTTCTCTGCCGCAGTGGGCTTCAGAGCG GTTCGCAGAGGAGAGGGAGTTTGGGTCGTGCTGTTACGGTTTCGCTCTGACCTTCATTAACCACATGCGCTCGCTGGACGGGAAACAGTCCCTGAGCCGGGACCAGTTCACAGGATCTCACGTCCTACCCAGAATGAAGACGGTGTCGCTGTACGTCAGCATCTATCATGCAATATTACAGCATGGATTTTACATCGCTGATACTCCGCATGACGTGTGA
- the mkrn2os.2 gene encoding MKRN2 opposite strand protein isoform X1 has protein sequence MEQKSVIKLSHCDKDIYCFFVPDQCPECGVSFSGKRLEEAPVSVPSPFSNGHKEPCAFLVTSSEDGALRSGVQLHGAGCPARACGLGALCLRAAGAARHVQSDESVGSVPGEVLLRSDLGPGLAEVHDTPTHTAEAKPGIQVFRCPKAFSGSVCSLFFSFNEESHNCYSYSLMFINCVLATQSKRALSKDEFTRSFVLPRIKRASKYITLCREISQNHFYIVDSLRRNSGEGPSEDEDSKNNRDPLFLTRPESRTQSCRPRRAERSESRVLRAVPAERSAGDTPESTARLQPGLPER, from the exons ATGGAGCAGAAGAGCGTCATCAAGCTCAGTCACTGTGACAAGGACATCTACTGCTTCTTCGTGCCGGACCAGTGTCCCGAGTGCGGCGTGAGCTTCAGCGGGAAGCGGCTGGAGGAAGCACCGGTCAGTGTACCGAGCCCCTTCAGTAACGGACACAAAGAACCCTGCGCCTTCCTGGTGACCTCCTCAGAGGACGGAGCGCTCAG GAGTGGTGTACAGCTACACGGAGCGGGGTGTCCAGCGAGAGCATGCGGGCTGGGAGCGCTGTGTCTGCGTGCCGCTGGTGCAGCCCGACATGTTCAGTCTGATGAGTCAGTGGGATCCGTACCTGGAGAAGTTCTCCTCCGCTCAGACCTGGGACCCGGCCTGGCAGAGGTGCACGATACACCCACACACACCGCTGAGGCCAAGCCCGGCATCCAGGTGTTCAGGTGTCCGAAAGCTTTTTCTGGATCAGTGTGCTCTTTGTTTTTCAGCTTTAACGAGGAAAGCCACAACTGCTACAGCTACTCGCTGATGTTCATCAACTGTGTTCTGGCCACGCAGTCGAAGCGAGCGCTGAGTAAAGATGAATTCACACGCTCCTTCGTGCTTCCTCGGATCAAACGAGCTTCCAAGTACATCACGCTGTGCCGCGAGATTTCCCAGAACCACTTCTACATCGTCGACAGTCTGCGCAGAAACTCAGGCGAGGGTCCGAGCGAGGACGAGGACAGCAAGAACAACCGAGACCCTCTGTTCCTCACACGTCCTGAATCAAG AACACAGAGCTGCAGACCCAGACGTGCGGAGCGCTCGGAGAGCCGTGTGCTGCGTGCGGTACCTGCAGAGAGAAGCGCCGGAGACACTCCGGAGAGCACAGCGCGTCTTCAGCCAGGCCTGCCGGAGCGATGA
- the mkrn2os.2 gene encoding MKRN2 opposite strand protein isoform X2, whose translation MEQKSVIKLSHCDKDIYCFFVPDQCPECGVSFSGKRLEEAPVSVPSPFSNGHKEPCAFLVTSSEDGALRDFDGGSDLHTGITDTNGVVYSYTERGVQREHAGWERCVCVPLVQPDMFSLMSQWDPYLEKFSSAQTWDPAWQSFNEESHNCYSYSLMFINCVLATQSKRALSKDEFTRSFVLPRIKRASKYITLCREISQNHFYIVDSLRRNSGEGPSEDEDSKNNRDPLFLTRPESRTQSCRPRRAERSESRVLRAVPAERSAGDTPESTARLQPGLPER comes from the exons ATGGAGCAGAAGAGCGTCATCAAGCTCAGTCACTGTGACAAGGACATCTACTGCTTCTTCGTGCCGGACCAGTGTCCCGAGTGCGGCGTGAGCTTCAGCGGGAAGCGGCTGGAGGAAGCACCGGTCAGTGTACCGAGCCCCTTCAGTAACGGACACAAAGAACCCTGCGCCTTCCTGGTGACCTCCTCAGAGGACGGAGCGCTCAG GGACTTCGACGGCGGCTCTGATCTACACACCGGAATCACCGACACAAACG GAGTGGTGTACAGCTACACGGAGCGGGGTGTCCAGCGAGAGCATGCGGGCTGGGAGCGCTGTGTCTGCGTGCCGCTGGTGCAGCCCGACATGTTCAGTCTGATGAGTCAGTGGGATCCGTACCTGGAGAAGTTCTCCTCCGCTCAGACCTGGGACCCGGCCTGGCAGAG CTTTAACGAGGAAAGCCACAACTGCTACAGCTACTCGCTGATGTTCATCAACTGTGTTCTGGCCACGCAGTCGAAGCGAGCGCTGAGTAAAGATGAATTCACACGCTCCTTCGTGCTTCCTCGGATCAAACGAGCTTCCAAGTACATCACGCTGTGCCGCGAGATTTCCCAGAACCACTTCTACATCGTCGACAGTCTGCGCAGAAACTCAGGCGAGGGTCCGAGCGAGGACGAGGACAGCAAGAACAACCGAGACCCTCTGTTCCTCACACGTCCTGAATCAAG AACACAGAGCTGCAGACCCAGACGTGCGGAGCGCTCGGAGAGCCGTGTGCTGCGTGCGGTACCTGCAGAGAGAAGCGCCGGAGACACTCCGGAGAGCACAGCGCGTCTTCAGCCAGGCCTGCCGGAGCGATGA